A window of the Labeo rohita strain BAU-BD-2019 chromosome 1, IGBB_LRoh.1.0, whole genome shotgun sequence genome harbors these coding sequences:
- the kitb gene encoding KIT proto-oncogene, receptor tyrosine kinase b isoform X1, with product MGHVWFLRTVLLLFAVPGGWFKPVITPNATHLVIPKGGQLELSCYDDAEASKVRWMREKGRKIEGGQEEAGASIILLTSTQVQHMGRYICENTKTEEKSSIYIYVKDLENAFVRSMMDGLLVREGEDGTLPCLVTDPAVKNLSLLTCTGSGLPAGLTYSVHPQRGITIKNVSRAFEGCYICAGEMDEKPVKSNPYSLSVRPVPERVPAISLSRIEDMILIQGEEFLLNCSTININHDIRLSWSMPSEAIANQSHKSNILPGSREYQHSIGLHIASVKMDDAGVYRCIARNEKGVSMATVNLEVYEYGFINLTEREDSVVEVREGESLTLSVEMNSYPTPTDVYWIYNNQQLKNTSEHVITLHNQQYRYVSELRLVRVHGSEGGIYTFSANHIYASANQSFTVHVICKPVIVSQEGPVDGQVRCVASGYPVPKISWYYCEPPHTRCSHLLNATQADEEFAVVTVSGAEFGRSEVESRLNVSKGKFHTLECVATTQGEQAYTLFSISERTVPHKLFTPLLSGVVSTSVLLSFFVVVLLYKYMQKPKYEIHWKVIDSFDGNNYTYIDPTQLPYDPKWEFPRERLRFGKILGSGAFGKVVAATAYGLCSADTVTTVAVKMLKPSAHSTEKEALMSELKVLSYIGNHINIVNLLGACTVGGPTLVITEYCCYGDLLNFLRRKRDAFFSSKTGDGYYKNLLSQTQPSREGTDNGYMPMRSYQKRSNQTGRCISKEYKQSTTTLTTNIHYFTLFNLCSLSEWCDDKDDLSLDTEDLLSFSYQVAKGMDFLTSKNCIHRDLAARNVLLTQGRVAKICDFGLARDITRDSNYVLRGNARLPVKWMSPESLFACVYTFESDVWSYGILLWEIFSLGNTPYPGIPVGSTFYKMIQDGYRMSEPEFAPSEVYEVMRWCWSADPLKRPTFKKLVERTELLLSETTKHDYLNLSTSGSCDAFVPPGLQRAQRLSSVGSSTASTQPLLQATNDVFLEHQSI from the exons ATGGGTCACGTTTGGTTTTTACGCACAGTTCTACTTTTATTCGCCGTACCTGGAG GATGGTTTAAACCTGTTATCACTCCCAATGCCACTCATCTGGTGATACCAAAAGGTGGACAACTAGAGCTCAGTTGCTATGATGATGCAGAGGCGAGCAAGGTGCGATGGATGCGAGAAAAAGGTCGGAAAATTGAAGGAGGGCAAGAGGAAGCTGGAGCCAGTATCATCCTCCTCACCTCCACACAGGTACAACATATGGGCCGTTACATCtgtgaaaacacaaaaacagaagaGAAGAGCTCCATCTACATCTATGTGAAAG ATTTGGAGAACGCTTTTGTGCGCTCCATGATGGACGGCCTTTTGGTGAGGGAAGGAGAGGACGGCACTCTTCCTTGTTTAGTAACAGATCCAGCTGTCAAAAACCTGTCCCTTCTGACCTGTACTGGTTCTGGTCTACCTGCTGGCCTCACCTACAGTGTACACCCTCAGAGAGGGATAACCATCAAAAATGTCTCCAGAGCTTTTGAGGGCTGCTACATTTGTGCAGGAGAGATGGATGAAAAACCTGTGAAATCAAACCCGTATAGCTTGAGTGTGCGGccag TCCCGGAGAGAGTGCCAGCAATCAGCCTATCCAGAATCGAAGATATGATTCTGATCCAGGGTGAGGAGTTTTTGCTCAACTGTAGCACCATCAACATCAACCATGATATCCGACTGAGCTGGAGTATGCCTTCTGAAGCG ATAGCAAACCAAAGCCATAAATCAAACATCCTGCCTGGTTCCCGAGAATATCAGCACTCAATAGGACTTCACATCGCATCTGTGAAGATGGATGACGCAGGAGTCTATCGCTGTATTGCGAGGAATGAGAAAGGTGTCTCCATGGCAACTGTCAATCTGGAGGTTTACg AGTATGGTTTCATTAACCTCACGGAGAGAGAGGACAGTGTGGTGGAggtgagagagggagaaagtCTGACCCTCAGCGTGGAGATGAATTCATACCCCACACCCACCGACGTCTACTGGATCTATAACAACCAACAGCTCAAAAACACATCCGAACATGTCATTACACTGCACAACCAGCAGTACAG GTACGTCAGTGAACTAAGGCTGGTTCGAGTTCATGGATCAGAGGGTGGGATCTACACTTTCTCAGCCAATCACATATATGCATCTGCCAATCAGTCATTCACTGTCCATGTTATAT gTAAGCCAGTGATCGTTTCCCAGGAGGGGCCAGTTGATGGACAGGTGCGGTGTGTCGCTTCAGGATATCCTGTCCCAAAAATATCTTGGTATTACTGCGAGCCGCCACATACACG GTGCTCCCACCTGTTGAATGCAACACAGGCAGATGAAGAGTTTGCTGTGGTAACAGTGTCAGGGGCAGAATTTGGACGAAGCGAGGTGGAAAGTCGACTTAATGTCAGCAAAGGAAAATTTCACACTCTTGAGTGTGTGGCAACAACCCAAGGCGAGCAGGCCTACACCCTATTTTCCATCAGTG AGAGAACAGTGCCTCATAAACTCTTCACACCGCTTTTGTCTGGTGTCGTGTCTACTAGTGTTCTGCTCAGCTTCTTTGTGGTGGTTCTGCTCTACAAATACATGCAG AAACCCAAATATGAGATCCATTGGAAGGTGATCGACAGTTTTGATGGCAACAATTACACCTACATAGACCCAACGCAGCTGCCTTATGACCCCAAATGGGAGTTTCCACGGGAGAGACTGCGTTTTG GTAAAATCCTCGGCTCTGGAGCGTTTGGTAAAGTGGTGGCAGCTACAGCATATGGACTTTGCTCAGCTGACACAGTGACCACTGTTgctgtaaaaatgctaaaac CGAGTGCTCACTCCACTGAGAAAGAGGCGTTAATGTCGGAGTTAAAAGTTCTGAGCTACATTGGCAATCATATAAACATTGTCAACTTGCTTGGTGCCTGTACAGTAGGAG GCCCCACTCTGGTGATCACGGAATACTGTTGCTATGGCGACCTTTTGAATTTCCTAAGAAGAAAGCGGGATGCGTTTTTCAGTTCCAAAACAGGCGATGGATATTACAAAAATCTGCTCAGTCAAACACAGCCTTCAAG agagggAACTGATAATGGATACATGCCCATGAGGTCGTATCAGAAGAGATCGAACCAGACAGGTAGGTGCATCTCAAAAGAATACAAGCAAAGTACAACCACTTTAACCACCaacattcattattttacacttttcaaTCTGTGTTCTCTCTCAGAATGGTGCGATGATAAAGATGATCTCTCTTTGGATACTGAGGATTTACTCAGCTTCTCCTATCAAGTGGCTAAAGGCATGGACTTCCTCACATCTAAAAAT tgTATCCACAGAGATCTGGCTGCCAGGAATGTTTTACTGACTCAGGGTCGGGTAGCGAAGATATGTGATTTCGGGTTGGCACGTGACATCACTAGAGATTCCAACTATGTCCTGAGAGGAAAT GCACGCTTACCGGTGAAATGGATGTCCCCAGAGAGCCTGTTTGCCTGCGTGTACACTTTTGAGAGCGATGTCTGGTCCTACGGCATCTTATTGTGGGAGATCTTCTCTCTGG GTAACACACCATATCCGGGTATTCCAGTTGGATCCACATTCTATAAGATGATACAAGATGGATACAGAATGAGTGAGCCTGAGTTTGCCCCAAGTGAAGT tTATGAGGTAATGAGATGGTGTTGGAGTGCTGATCCTCTGAAGAGACCAACCTTCAAAAAACTGGTGGAAAGGACTGAACTCCTGCTGTCGGAAACCACCAAACAT GATTACTTGAATCTCAGCACTAGTGGCAGCTGTGACGCATTTGTTCCTCCAGGCCTGCAGAGGGCACAAAGGCTGAGTTCTGTGGGCAGCTCGACAGCCTCGACTCAACCCCTCCTTCAGGCAACAAATGATGTATTTCTGGAACATCAGAGCATATAA
- the kitb gene encoding KIT proto-oncogene, receptor tyrosine kinase b isoform X2: protein MGHVWFLRTVLLLFAVPGGWFKPVITPNATHLVIPKGGQLELSCYDDAEASKVRWMREKGRKIEGGQEEAGASIILLTSTQVQHMGRYICENTKTEEKSSIYIYVKDLENAFVRSMMDGLLVREGEDGTLPCLVTDPAVKNLSLLTCTGSGLPAGLTYSVHPQRGITIKNVSRAFEGCYICAGEMDEKPVKSNPYSLSVRPVPERVPAISLSRIEDMILIQGEEFLLNCSTININHDIRLSWSMPSEAIANQSHKSNILPGSREYQHSIGLHIASVKMDDAGVYRCIARNEKGVSMATVNLEVYEYGFINLTEREDSVVEVREGESLTLSVEMNSYPTPTDVYWIYNNQQLKNTSEHVITLHNQQYRYVSELRLVRVHGSEGGIYTFSANHIYASANQSFTVHVICKPVIVSQEGPVDGQVRCVASGYPVPKISWYYCEPPHTRCSHLLNATQADEEFAVVTVSGAEFGRSEVESRLNVSKGKFHTLECVATTQGEQAYTLFSISERTVPHKLFTPLLSGVVSTSVLLSFFVVVLLYKYMQKPKYEIHWKVIDSFDGNNYTYIDPTQLPYDPKWEFPRERLRFGKILGSGAFGKVVAATAYGLCSADTVTTVAVKMLKPSAHSTEKEALMSELKVLSYIGNHINIVNLLGACTVGGPTLVITEYCCYGDLLNFLRRKRDAFFSSKTGDGYYKNLLSQTQPSREGTDNGYMPMRSYQKRSNQTEWCDDKDDLSLDTEDLLSFSYQVAKGMDFLTSKNCIHRDLAARNVLLTQGRVAKICDFGLARDITRDSNYVLRGNARLPVKWMSPESLFACVYTFESDVWSYGILLWEIFSLGNTPYPGIPVGSTFYKMIQDGYRMSEPEFAPSEVYEVMRWCWSADPLKRPTFKKLVERTELLLSETTKHDYLNLSTSGSCDAFVPPGLQRAQRLSSVGSSTASTQPLLQATNDVFLEHQSI from the exons ATGGGTCACGTTTGGTTTTTACGCACAGTTCTACTTTTATTCGCCGTACCTGGAG GATGGTTTAAACCTGTTATCACTCCCAATGCCACTCATCTGGTGATACCAAAAGGTGGACAACTAGAGCTCAGTTGCTATGATGATGCAGAGGCGAGCAAGGTGCGATGGATGCGAGAAAAAGGTCGGAAAATTGAAGGAGGGCAAGAGGAAGCTGGAGCCAGTATCATCCTCCTCACCTCCACACAGGTACAACATATGGGCCGTTACATCtgtgaaaacacaaaaacagaagaGAAGAGCTCCATCTACATCTATGTGAAAG ATTTGGAGAACGCTTTTGTGCGCTCCATGATGGACGGCCTTTTGGTGAGGGAAGGAGAGGACGGCACTCTTCCTTGTTTAGTAACAGATCCAGCTGTCAAAAACCTGTCCCTTCTGACCTGTACTGGTTCTGGTCTACCTGCTGGCCTCACCTACAGTGTACACCCTCAGAGAGGGATAACCATCAAAAATGTCTCCAGAGCTTTTGAGGGCTGCTACATTTGTGCAGGAGAGATGGATGAAAAACCTGTGAAATCAAACCCGTATAGCTTGAGTGTGCGGccag TCCCGGAGAGAGTGCCAGCAATCAGCCTATCCAGAATCGAAGATATGATTCTGATCCAGGGTGAGGAGTTTTTGCTCAACTGTAGCACCATCAACATCAACCATGATATCCGACTGAGCTGGAGTATGCCTTCTGAAGCG ATAGCAAACCAAAGCCATAAATCAAACATCCTGCCTGGTTCCCGAGAATATCAGCACTCAATAGGACTTCACATCGCATCTGTGAAGATGGATGACGCAGGAGTCTATCGCTGTATTGCGAGGAATGAGAAAGGTGTCTCCATGGCAACTGTCAATCTGGAGGTTTACg AGTATGGTTTCATTAACCTCACGGAGAGAGAGGACAGTGTGGTGGAggtgagagagggagaaagtCTGACCCTCAGCGTGGAGATGAATTCATACCCCACACCCACCGACGTCTACTGGATCTATAACAACCAACAGCTCAAAAACACATCCGAACATGTCATTACACTGCACAACCAGCAGTACAG GTACGTCAGTGAACTAAGGCTGGTTCGAGTTCATGGATCAGAGGGTGGGATCTACACTTTCTCAGCCAATCACATATATGCATCTGCCAATCAGTCATTCACTGTCCATGTTATAT gTAAGCCAGTGATCGTTTCCCAGGAGGGGCCAGTTGATGGACAGGTGCGGTGTGTCGCTTCAGGATATCCTGTCCCAAAAATATCTTGGTATTACTGCGAGCCGCCACATACACG GTGCTCCCACCTGTTGAATGCAACACAGGCAGATGAAGAGTTTGCTGTGGTAACAGTGTCAGGGGCAGAATTTGGACGAAGCGAGGTGGAAAGTCGACTTAATGTCAGCAAAGGAAAATTTCACACTCTTGAGTGTGTGGCAACAACCCAAGGCGAGCAGGCCTACACCCTATTTTCCATCAGTG AGAGAACAGTGCCTCATAAACTCTTCACACCGCTTTTGTCTGGTGTCGTGTCTACTAGTGTTCTGCTCAGCTTCTTTGTGGTGGTTCTGCTCTACAAATACATGCAG AAACCCAAATATGAGATCCATTGGAAGGTGATCGACAGTTTTGATGGCAACAATTACACCTACATAGACCCAACGCAGCTGCCTTATGACCCCAAATGGGAGTTTCCACGGGAGAGACTGCGTTTTG GTAAAATCCTCGGCTCTGGAGCGTTTGGTAAAGTGGTGGCAGCTACAGCATATGGACTTTGCTCAGCTGACACAGTGACCACTGTTgctgtaaaaatgctaaaac CGAGTGCTCACTCCACTGAGAAAGAGGCGTTAATGTCGGAGTTAAAAGTTCTGAGCTACATTGGCAATCATATAAACATTGTCAACTTGCTTGGTGCCTGTACAGTAGGAG GCCCCACTCTGGTGATCACGGAATACTGTTGCTATGGCGACCTTTTGAATTTCCTAAGAAGAAAGCGGGATGCGTTTTTCAGTTCCAAAACAGGCGATGGATATTACAAAAATCTGCTCAGTCAAACACAGCCTTCAAG agagggAACTGATAATGGATACATGCCCATGAGGTCGTATCAGAAGAGATCGAACCAGACAG AATGGTGCGATGATAAAGATGATCTCTCTTTGGATACTGAGGATTTACTCAGCTTCTCCTATCAAGTGGCTAAAGGCATGGACTTCCTCACATCTAAAAAT tgTATCCACAGAGATCTGGCTGCCAGGAATGTTTTACTGACTCAGGGTCGGGTAGCGAAGATATGTGATTTCGGGTTGGCACGTGACATCACTAGAGATTCCAACTATGTCCTGAGAGGAAAT GCACGCTTACCGGTGAAATGGATGTCCCCAGAGAGCCTGTTTGCCTGCGTGTACACTTTTGAGAGCGATGTCTGGTCCTACGGCATCTTATTGTGGGAGATCTTCTCTCTGG GTAACACACCATATCCGGGTATTCCAGTTGGATCCACATTCTATAAGATGATACAAGATGGATACAGAATGAGTGAGCCTGAGTTTGCCCCAAGTGAAGT tTATGAGGTAATGAGATGGTGTTGGAGTGCTGATCCTCTGAAGAGACCAACCTTCAAAAAACTGGTGGAAAGGACTGAACTCCTGCTGTCGGAAACCACCAAACAT GATTACTTGAATCTCAGCACTAGTGGCAGCTGTGACGCATTTGTTCCTCCAGGCCTGCAGAGGGCACAAAGGCTGAGTTCTGTGGGCAGCTCGACAGCCTCGACTCAACCCCTCCTTCAGGCAACAAATGATGTATTTCTGGAACATCAGAGCATATAA